The bacterium nucleotide sequence GAGTAACTCCAGGCGCATAGTTCTACTCACACTGACGATGTGGCTTCTGCTCGTGCCGCCAGTGGAATGTCCGGCATGGGTGGGCCTCGAACTTGACGGCAAAATCGCAGGGGTCCGGGACCCCTACGGAGCAACGGGGACGGAGGGCAGCGGCTCCTTGTGGGAATTTTCAGGCCGGGCAATGTATCAGGAGAGCTTCGGCCATCTGGACACCGAGTTTCACTGGCTAGGCCAATATCTCCACTCTACCGGCGAAATCCGGTTTGCACCGGTTTCCTCAGAATCACCCTTTCGCAGCCTTGATCTGGAAAAGGTACACAGCCAGGACGAGAGCACAACCCTGATCTCCGAGGTTGACCGTCTTTCCCTGACATGGACAACTCCCGGTCTCAGCCTGACAGCTGGACGCCAGGCGATCAGTTGGGGAGAAGCTTTTTATTTCAACGTAGGGGATCTCTTCGGCGCCTTTCCCATCACTGAGACCAACCGGCGCTACAAACCGGGCATCGACGGTGTGGCCGCTACCGTGAACCTGGGTCTTTTTTCCGGCCTGTCCCTGGTTGATATACCGGTTGAGGATGAGAGTGACAGCGTTGCCATCCATACCTACTTTCCACTGGGTTCGGGAACCTGTTCCCTTACAGGGGGCCACATACTCGAAGACGACAAAGCCGGCGCCGGCTACACGGTGGACATCGCCGGGACACAGGTCTACGGTTCCCTGTTGTTGACCAGGACATCTGTCAGGGATGAGTATTCCCAGGCTGTTTTGGGAGCCGAAAGACAGGTTGGCCCCTACACCTTATTGGTTGCAGAGCTTTACCGCAACGGGTGGGGCACCGGGGATCCGGACGATTATCCCGCGCTGATATTATCCGATGAATATATGTCAGGAAATGTTTTTACACTGGGAAGATACAATATGGCCTTCCAGGTATCGCGCCAGATAAATCCCCTCATGACCCTGACACCAGCCATTTTCGCAAACCTGTCTGACGGCAGCGCACTACTGCGCCTGGACGGTTCCTGGTCCCTTTCGGACCTGACGGGTCTTACCGGCGGGCTATTTTTTGGGATGGGCGAACGGCCGCATGCAGGGATACCCCGGAGCGAGTACGGAAGTATACCGATTTCGATCTACGTGGAGATCGTACATAACATCTAGAAGCCAGTAACCGGAAGGAAGATCGGTATGTAAGTATCTAGGTGTCGAGGTGTCTAGGTAACGGCAAAACGAAGAAAACATTAACGTAGGATCACGCAGTTGTAGCGAACAAATAACGGAAGTTAGAAGTTTTCACCTAGATACCTAGAAACCTAGATACCGGGACACAGCCTTTATTCTTCCAAATGTATCCTGGGAAGTTTTATAGTGAAAACGGTACCACCCTCGGTACCGGGACGGAAGGTGATCTCTCCCATGTGGAGATTGACGATGCGGCTTACGATGGTCAGGCCCAGACCCGTCCCGACATTTCCCTTGTCCCTTGCCAGGGAGGTTCGGTAAAACATATCGAAGATCTTTTTCGAATCCTCCTCTTTAATACCTATCCCCGTGTCAGAGATCTGGATACATGTCACATCACCCTCTTCCCAGGCGTCCAAAGTGACCTGACCACCCTTCGGTGTGTACTCAATAGCGTTGGACAGTATATGCCGCATGGCGCTATAGAACAGTTCGCGATCAGCTTCCAATGGTGAAAGGTTGTCTTTGTACCTGAGCGTCAGTGATATCCCCTTGTCATCCGCCTTGAGCTGAAACTGTTCCTTGACCCTGGCAAGCTCTTTCACCAGGTTCTGGGGAGTAATGTTCAGCTCACAACCGCCTGAGTCCAGGATCGCCAGCTCCTTTACATCGTCAATGAGCCGTTCCAGCATTTTCGAATCATGGTTCGCCTCTTCAAGGATCCTCTCCAGGTCAGGGTTATCGGCAATGGGAAGCTCATCAGAAAACCTCTGGAGTACGGTCCGTATCCTTATCAAAGGTTCCCTGAGATCGTCTGAAACAAGGGTAAGGAAGTGCCGCCTCCCATCGAGGGCCCTCCGAAGGTCTTCAGCCTGGACCCGGGTCCCATCCGCGAGAATACTGTTATGAATGATCTCGCCGAAATGGTGTCCAAGCATGGTGAACAGGTCCAGTTCCTCTTTAGTGAAGATGTAAGGATCCGTAGACACGACCCCCATCACACCCAGTACAGTTTCCTTGGAGGACACAGGGAAAAGAGCAACTGACGCGATACCGCTGATGTTCAGCGCTTGAATAAGGGAATCAGGCATGCTGTCCGTCTGCTGAACCACCATGGGCTTCCTGGTTATGAGCACTTCACTGAGGATCGTATCCTCAATGTTCAGCAGCTCCAGTTGAGCGGAGAACTGTTCCCAGCCTTCCCATCGCATTTTGATGTTGACCAACCTGTGATCCTCGGATGAATTGATAAAACCACCGTCAAAACCCATGATGCTGATGACCCGCCCCAGAAGGTCAGTCCACAGCTCCTCAGGCTTGATACCTGCCTGCATATTCTCCGTTATGGTGTGGATAGCCATGAGAACCCTGTTCCTTGAACTGAGGGCCTTCTCACTCTCTTCAAACCTGACGAAGGTGAATACAAGGAAAAACGCGGCTGAAACAAGAAGCTGAATGTATTCCTCAAAAGGCTCTACAAGTGTCTCATAACCGGCCCACTCCATAAAATTGAAAATGGCGTTTAGCAAAAACAGAACAATGAGAAGCATCAGGGGTTGGAATAACCTCTTCTGCCTGACTGGTGGACGGAGGACGATCCACAAGGCATAGGCAAGAAAGAGAACGCCCAGGAGATCCAGGAAGCTGATGAGGTTCATGGTGTATCCCTGCTCTCATCTGCGCTGCCCAGCAATATGCGGCGGCAGCCAACAGCCACATACATAGCGCCTGCCGCCGACAGGGAATGCTCCATAATATTGATCAGGTCTTCAAGGAAGAACTCTTCAAGATTAGTGAGGAAAAAACTGCCGACTATACAGAAAAACCCATAGGTGATGAAGGCGTAATTGCCACCAAGGAGAGTCCTCCTGTTGTAGATCACGTAAAGGAGAACCAGGAGACAAAGGGAAAGCCCCAGCGCTTCGGATGTGTTGAGTGTTACACCAGACATATACCCCCTCATTTCCGCTATTCTAAACAGAATCAGGGAGGAAAAAAACCTTTTTTAACAATGTGTAGAACCGGGGAGCGGGGAGCGGGGAGCGGGGAGCGGGGAGCGGGGAGCGGGGAGCGGGGAGCGTGGGAGCGAATGACCTGCGCAGAAATGCTGTCAAGTACGAAAGTCAATTGACGGAAGCGACCCCGGGATTGCTTCGGCATATACCATGGCCTCGCAATGACGCCGACCTGTGGCCGGAGTTGCGGGTTTCAGGTTTCAGGTTCCGGGTTCCGGGTTATGGGCCTTTTCGCCAAGTCGCTCAGTCGCCAAGTCGCAACGTTCTATCATCGGCTTCCCCCCGTGTCTCCGTGTCTCCGTGTCCCCGCGTCTCCGTGTCCTCGTGTCCTACCGCTTGCATTCCTGCCCCCCCACCGCTATTATTAACAAATGGATAGGGAGAGACCGGCAGCGGAGTGCACACCGTGCCTGAAGTGCCAGGGATCGGGTTACCAGGCCATGGGGTGCAACCTCTTTCCTTGTCCGGAATGCCACGGGAAGGGAGTCGCCGCGCCCGAAAGAATAGTCCAAAGTCCAACCTTGATGACTTCGCAAAAAGTCATCAATGCGCCCCGCGCGGGGCGCCCGAATCAATGACTGCGGGTGTAAGTCATTGATTTGTGAGGAAAGGGAAAACCACGCTTTTCCCTTTCCGTGGAGCGAAAAGTCCCGGATTGGATTTTTTGCGACTCTGGTAACGTCCAAGGTCCAAAGTACCAGGTCCCAGAATTAAAACACTGTGGACCGTTTATTCAGCAGGCGAGGATAATACTGTTCCTTCAGATTAGAAGTTTTTCTCCGGTATCTTTCATAGCTTATTCACATCAGCTGGTCCTATCAAACCGACAAGACATCGACCAACAGATTCATATCCATTCCCCTCTCCTGCATTAGCCCGCAACCAGTTTGCGGCAGGAGGAGCAGGGCTTATGGATCGAAGTACATTGACGAGACCCGGTTCCACGCCGATAGTGGGCCTGCGCAGACCGGGGGGCCTTCCCTGGATACCCTGGCGATGGATCAGAAGACGCTACTCTCCTGGAGCATGGGAAGGGCTTGCGTCCCTGTTTAATGGCTATCATTACATCCATTCCATTATGGACATCGAGAAGATCAGGTCAAAGATCCCACCTCGTTCCGGTAATGATGCATGCCTCCGGTGCGGCCAATGCTGCGCGGAGCTCATCCCTGAACCGATATCCGACGAAAAAATGCTTCGTTGGGCAGATGCCGGGAACCCGGCTCACATGTTCCATGCCCCCATCACGGAAGGTCCTCGCGCGGGAAGGTTTTACACCGGCTGGTATTACCAGGGTGTGAGGCTTAAGATGTGTCCACTACTGCTCCGCGATCCCGCCACCGGCGACAAGTACTGTGTCGTTTACCATATGGGCCCGGGGCATCGCCCCCCCGGCTGCGAGGGGTTCAAACCGAACTGGCCACACTGTGAGGTGAGCCAGAGGCCGCTTGTTCCCTGAAGGAGTTCAGGGAACGAGGTACAAACCGTTTGACACGGAGACACGGGGACTCGGCGACCCGGAGAATTTTCACACCCCCGTCTCTCCTCCATCGCGTCACCGCGTCTGGTTTCTCCCCGCGTCGCCGCGTCCTGTACGTATTTAGCTCTTCCCCTGTTTACTCCCCGGCCGCTCACGGTCAGTATTCTTTAAATCTGATCCCACATTACAATGAATAGACCCATTTCCCGAGGTATGCCTTGACCCAAAACAGCCCCCCGGGACCTGACCGGGCCCCGATAAAAACCGGCCAGGACATACAAGAAAGAGACATTCCCAGAACAATGGGACGCCAGATATGGCACCTGCTGCCCTTCGTCCGGCCTTACAGGAAAAGGGTGGCAGTTGGTCTCGTTTCCAACGTTTCAGCAAGGGCATTCGACCTTCTGCCCATCCTCGTCGTCGGGCAGGCGGTGGACCGGCTGGCGGCCGGAATCTCGGGCCATGAGACCGCCCAGCCCATCATTTTTCTCTGGTATGCTCTGGTCATTTTTGCCACCTTCCTCGGTCTGGCACTGTCCCAGACTACAAGTGATTACGCCTGGGACACCCTTGCCCAGAAGGTCCGTCACGACCTGAGGGTGAGCCTCTATGACCACCTGCAGAAGCTGGACTTCTCCTTCTTCGACGAACGGCAGACAGGCGATCTTATGAGCGTTCTGTCTAACGACGTGGATAACCTTGAAAGTTTTCTCTCAGATGCCACCACAAGCATGGTCAGGATCACGATCACCTTTGCCGGGACCCTGGCTGTCCTTCTCTTTCTGGACTGGAGGCTGGCGCTCCTGTTGTTTTTGCCCCTTCCCTTCGCCTTCCTCGCCATCCGATTTTTCGTCACCCGGGTTCAGCCCCAGTACAAAATGGCCAGAAAAGCGGTAGGAGACATGAACGCTATACTGGAGAACAACATCCAGGGAATGGGAGTCATTCAGGCCTGCACAGCCCAGTCCGACCAGTCCGGCAGGATTTAAAGGCAATCGGCCAAATACCGGGACGCCGCCGTAGCCGCGGCCGGCTCAAGGGCCCGTTTCATACCCCTGATCTATGTCATCGCCGGGGCCTCCTACGCAACCCTTATCGGGGGGGTGCCTGGCTCACCTTCACCGGACACGGGCCTTCCATAGGTGACTACACGAGCTTCGTTCTTTACGCCATGCGGCTCATCATGCCCCTTTTCGTTTTCGGGGTGCTCATCACCCAGATCCAGCGCAGCGAGGCAAGCGCCCAGCGTATTACGGACTTACTGAAGACCGAGCCGTCCATAAAGGACAAACCCGACGCCATTCGTCTCGAGAAAGCGCCATCAGCCATTGAGTTCAAGGATGTACACTTTGCCTATCCCGGCAGAAAACCGGTGATCCACGGTGTGAACTTCACCCTCGAAAGGGGCAAGGTCATCGGTGTTGTGGGGCCCACCGGGGCCGGAAAATCCACCCTCATCAAGATGCTGCTGCGCTATTACGACCCCGTGAAAGGGCAGATCCTGGTGGACGGCCGTCCCCTTGCGGACATGGCTGTGAACACCTGGAGGCAGCACATAGGGTATGTCAGCCAGGATGCGTTCCTGTTTACGGGCACCATGACGGAGAACCTTCTCCTGGGACGGCCCGACGCGACCTTTGACGAGATCCGGGAAGCCGCCGGGATCGTGGGCGCCAGGGAGTTCATAGAAAGCCTGCCGGAAGGCTACGACACCACTGTCGGCGAGCGGGGCATGAAACTCTCGGGAGGCCAGCGCCAGCGGATCTCCCTGGCCCGCGCGGTCCTTCGCAACCCCACGGTGCTGGTCCTCGCCGAAGCCACCTCCGCCGTGGACACCCGCACCGAGGAGGCCATCCAGGAGAACCTCCACCGGTTCCGGAAGGGCCGGGCCACCCTTGCGGTGGCCCACCGCCTCTCTACAGTGCTAAAGAGCGACGAGATCCTGGTACTGGTGGACGGCCTGGTTGTTGAGCGGGGCGACCACCAGAGCCTTCTCATAGCAGGGGGCGTCTACGCTGACCTGTGGGCGGTGCAGAGCGGCCATGCTGAGGAAGCCAACCACAACTCCATTAGCGAGTAATCGTTCAACAATCATCTAACAGATCATTAATAGTCCGCGCCCCGAGGGGGGCGCCCGGATCAGTGACTGTCGATATAAGTCATTGATCCGTGAGGAAAGGGAAAACCACGCTTTTCCCTTTCCGAGGAGCAAAAAGCCGATAACGGACTTTTTGCGACCCTGTCAAAAGTTGATGGAAGGGATGGGAGCTTGCTTTGCTCGAGTTCCGTGTTCCAGGTTCCAGGTTAAATATTCCAATCTTTAAACTTCAGACGCAGCCTGTCTGGTGCAGCCTTGTCATATATGGAAAATTGCGCTAGATTTGCTCCTTGCAATTTTCCATGTGGGGGCGTAGCTCAGTGGGAGAGCACCTGCTTCGCATGCAGGGGGTCGGGGGTTCAAATCCCCCCGTCTCCACCATCGAAAAAACTTAGGGACCTATAGGGTCCCTTTAGTTTTTTCGATGCCACGGCGTAGCTGATCGACAGGCGTTAGCGAAGACGGGCAACCTTGGCAAGCCATTTTTCTTTTTGTGCTCCCCGGGGTTGGACCTGGATTTGCACTTGAACATCTCATGACAAACTCAGATCCAAATTTCTATTACGTCTATATCTTAAAATCCACTGGCGATCCCACACATCACTACACCGGATTAACGAAAAATCTCAAATCAGGCCCTGGCTCGCCGCGGCGAAGTTGTGTCTTTGGTACAGCGAAGACGGGCCAAGTCTTTCTCCGGCGTCATTCCAGATAACCAGACACCACATCGAAGTGCACCACACAAACAAAACGGGACCCCCTAAGGTCCCGTTTTTGTTTGTGTTTGTCACGGCGTAGCCGAGGCACCCCTGAATCTGTGTTTTTAGCCGAGGCGAAGACGGGCACCATTCACGAACAGAAGTCTTTATTGATTTGCCATTTCAAGCTGAAGTCCCAGTATTCAACGAATCAATATGAGTTTGCTTAACCATAGAATAAGAAGGCCTAAAAACCGTACTTTTGTTGCCTGAGTAAGAATGCTTTTTCTCCGCCTTCCATAACATCCTGAATAGCAATTCGTATTTCTTGAACGTCTATAGCACCTTCATTGGCAATCTGTCCCTTTGTCCGACCCTCTCCCTCCAAGTAATCACAGTGAACAACAAGTTCAGAATCACCATTAACAACAATGTTGGCATTATGACTGCTGAAAATAATTTGTCGGTGCTGTTTAGCTTCCCACAACTCCTCAGCTATCTCAAGAATAGTGGCATTATCCAAGTCATCCTCTGGTTGGTCAATGATTAGTGGACCTGAATCTTCTTTCAACAAAACCTTTAATAAAGCTGTAGCTTGCTGTCCTGCAGACGCATCTTGAAACGAAATTTCATCTGTGCCCGGCGATGGTTTGTAAGAGAATTCTGGTTTGTCACCTAAACTTGTAAGTGCAACTTCAAGCCATATTCGAGGTGAATCTGTACGCTCAACAATACTTCTTCGCACACCAGGCGTTAAAGACCAATTAACGATTTGAGGAGGCTCCTCTCCGGTCGTTAAGTCCTCAGATCTCATCTCAACTAAAGTTTTCAATGATTCCATCAACTCCATCCACCTAGTGGCAGGATCTAGAGGTGGTCCCCAAAAATTGGACAGTGGTATAAGGTGGAAATTACACCAAAGGAGGAACCATGTCCAAGTCGAAGCGGAAGCGTTATTCAGCTGAGTTGAAGGCCAAGATTGCCCTTGAAGCTCTGAAGGGCGAGGAGACAGCAGCCCAGTTAGCGTCTCGTTACGGCGTCCACCCCAACCAGGTTGCCCAGTGGAAGCGTCAGGCCAAGGAAGGCATGTCGGAGGTGTTCCTGGGCAAGGCTGACCGCAAGGAGAAGGACCACGAGTCCGAGGTCAAGGATCTTCACGCCAAGATCGGTCAGTTGACGGTGGAGCGTGATTTTTTGGCCAAAGCCTTCGGTCGTTAAGCCATAGCCGGAGGCAGGCGATGGTCGATCCTGACCATCCCGGGCTCAGTATTGTCTGTCAGTGCTCGTTGCTGTCGATCAGCCGCTCGTCGTTTTATTACGAGGCGTTGGGAGAGAACCCGTTTAATCTCCTGCTCATGCGTTTGATCGACGAGCAGTTCCTGGAGACGCCGTACTACGGGTCTCGTCAGATGGCTCGCCATCTTCGCCGTGAGGGGTTTTGTGTCAGTCGCAAGCGTATCCGCCGTTTAATGCGAAAGATGGGGCTGGCACCCATTTACCAGCGTCCTAACACGAGCAAACCTCATCCTGAGCACAGGATCTACCCCTACCTGCTGAAGGGGCTCAAGATAGTGGACCCCTTAGATGGGACAGTTTGTTAAAGTGTAACAGACTCGTTCCGAAAGGGGATATGGATGAAGAAGCGTCGCCGCAAGTTCACCAAGGATTTCAAGGCGAAGGTCGCCTTAGAGGCAATCAAGGGTCAGCGTCCGATCAACGAGTTGGCCCAGGAATTTGGAGTTCAGCCTAACCAGATCGGCATCTGGAAGAAGCAGTTATTAGAGGCCGCCCCGGAGGTCTTCAGTCGAGGCAAGGACCGTGATGCCGAGGCTGCTGAGGTTGAACGGGACCGTCTCTATCGTAAAGTAGGCCAGCTTCAGGTGGAGGTGGACTGGCTTAAAAAAAAGACCGGTCATCTGGACTGACGGTGCCTGCGAAGCGTGCCATGGTTGAGCCCGACAACCCTGTCCTCAGCGTCCGCCGCCAATGTGATCTTCTCGGTTTGTCACGGTCGAGCTATTATCGGTCGCCGGTATTCGAGACACAGGAGACCCTGAAACTCATGCGGATGATAGACGAGGAGTATACGCGTCATCCGTTCTACGGGAGCCGGAAGATCCGGGACTACCTTTTCCGCAAGGGGCACAAGGTTAACCGGAAGCGCATCCAGCGCCTGATGCGTCTCATGGGGTTGGAATCTCTCGCGCCCCGTAAGCGTACCAGCATTCCGCATCCTGACCACAAGGTGTATCCGTACCTGCTGCGCGGGTTGGATATCAATCATGCTGACCAGGTTTGGTGCAGCGACATCACGTACATTCCCATGGCGCATGGATTTGTGTACCTGACGGTGGTGATGGATTGGTACAGCCGTTATGTGCTCTCCTGGGAGGTGTCGGTGACGATGGACGACAGCTTCTGTGTAAGCGCGCTGGAACGGGCTCTCAGGCGTTATCCCGGGCCCGAGATATTCAACACGGATCAAGGCTCCCAGTTCACAGGCACGGCTTTCACCGATGTGCTCAAGGACCACGAGATAAAGACCAGCATGGATGGCAAGGGCAGGGCAACGGACAACATCATGGTCGAACGGTTATGGCGCAGTGTGAAGTACGAGGATGTGTACCTGAAGGATTACGAGACAATGGGGGATCTCATTGCCGGGCTGCGGGAATACTTCGAGTTCTACAACAACGAACGGCCTCACCAGTCTTTCGGAGTAAGAACCTCGGCTGAAGTGTACCAGGGCATCTCAATGTTCAAGGAGGCGGCATGAGAAGCGCTCCGCCTCTTACACAGAGAAAATACACCTTAAGTTCAAAGGAAAGTGGTCTTGACATTGGGGTCCACTGCACTCCGCCTCTTACACGGAGAGGATACACCTTAAGTTCAAAGGAAAGTGGTCTTGACATTGGGGTCCACTGCACTAAGCATTCGAAATTATATGCGTTTTGGTTGTTTTATTGAGTCGAATTTTGACAATTTCCCGACCCCCTCGGTTCTCTGACAGATCAAGTTGTCCATCAACGCGCCCCGGACGGGGCGCCCGGATCAATGAGAAGCCGCGCCCGGGAGAGGCGCCCGGATCAATGAACAGCCGCGCCTGGGAGAGGCGCCCGGATCGAGTGCCAAAGGCTGTGTGTTCGATCCGTGAGGGAACCGAAAACCACGCTTTTCGGTTCCCGTTGAGCCAAAGTCTCGCACAGACTTTGGTGATATATAAGTACCGTGAGGAAAGTGAAAACCACGCTTTTCCCTTTCCGTGGAGCAAAAAGCCGATAACGGACTTTTTGCGACCCTGTCAATATTAGTGGGTCACGAAAAGTCCCGGATTGGACTTTTTGCGACTCTATCTATAGTTAAACCAGGTCTATAATCCTTCATGGTTTTTCACCAGTTTTCATCCCATGTTCAGGTAATTTTCGTGCCACCGATTTTGTTCCAGCCCAGGAAAACTTTCGGGTACAATCATCTTTATGTCATCAGATTGCGTTTCACCAAAAGCATCCGACTTGAGCGACGCGGAGCTTGTCCAGCGCGTTCTCTCAGGGGATAGTGATGCTGGCAATGAGTTCGTGGACCGCTGCGAAAAGCTCATCTACTCCGTCCTTGTGCGCCAGTGCGGGATCCCGACGGACCACCAGGAGGATGCCTATCAGTACGTGTTTGTGAAGCTGTTCGAGGACGACTGTCGCAGGCTAAGGCTGTGGAGAGGTGAAAGCGCCCTGTCCTCCTTCCTCTTTGTAGTGGTGAGGAACCTGGGCAGGGACTACAGGGAAAAAGAGTTCCGAAAGGACAAATGGGAGATGCCGGACGAGGACTGCCCCGAAAACGGGGCCTCTGATGGAACTTACCCAACCCCCGAGGATGAGACCATCATAAACAGGATGGGTAAGGTCGTTCGGGATCTGGTAGAAAGTCTGGAGGACATCTGCCGGAAGATCATCGACCTGAGGTTCATGGAGGACCTGTCCTATAAAGAGATCGCCCTGAAGGCGGGCATCACGGTGAGCAACGTCGGTGTCCGCCTGCACCGTTGTCTGGATTCACTGGCATTGTTGATGAGGAGGGAGTTCCCGGACCTGTTCGAGGACCGGTTCAACCTTGACCTGTGATCCATTCAGACGCAGGCAGGAACTGTCATTGCGAGGAACGACGAGAAAAGCGAGGGTGACGAAGCAATCTCGAGGCTTATGTGTCATTCCGGACGCCGATCCGGAATCCAGTATTTTTAGATGATGTTGTAATAAACGAGGCTTTTAAGGCGTCTGATGGAGTGTGAGAACGAGATATGGCTAACCTATCATCAATGCATCTGACACCCGATGAGCTGACGCAGTATTTTGAGGGAACCCTGGACGACAGGAGGGTCCGCGAGCACCTGAGTACCTGCTCACGGTGCCGATCCCGGCTCAAGGACCTGGCATTGACGAGGATCTCCATGTCTCCGCCGAGTTCCGCGTTGCCGGGTAAGCATGTCCCTCCCGAGATTCTCGCACAGTATGTCGAAGACACCCTTTCCATGGAACAGAACAGGGCCGTCGAGGAGCACCTTGGAGAATGTCGCCGGTGTCTGGGTAACCTGGTGAGTCTCCGAAAAGCTGCGGGTATGCCGTTGGACCAGGCGCCTCGGGAGGCAGCTTCAGCGAGGGTGAAAGAAAGCCTTGATGACTATCGCCGGGTCACCCCCTTGGGATCTGTTTCTTTCAAGAGGTTCCGGGACCGGGTCAACCTTGCCTACAAACCGGCTCCGGAAGCCGATGACCCGGAGGCCTACACCGAGAGAACGGCAAAGTACCGGTATCCCTTCAGCAGGGCCGACCTGAGATCTCGTATTGAGGACATGGCTCCCGAGGACAGGTTTGAGGCTTCGGCGGATATGGATGCTATGGCCGAATTGGAATCGGTGCTCAGCTACGCGGCGGGTGAAATGCTTCACCGCCACGCACCGTCCGAACCGTCAACCAAGACCGTCATTACAGATGATGCACGAATATTTTTCTCCCTGGATGAACGGGACGGAAAACAGGTTCTCACCGTTGAGATCGGCGATGTGGAGGGTGTCAATCCCATCTCTGACATTGAGATAGAACTCACACCCCTCAAAGGCGAACCCG carries:
- a CDS encoding zf-HC2 domain-containing protein, which translates into the protein MANLSSMHLTPDELTQYFEGTLDDRRVREHLSTCSRCRSRLKDLALTRISMSPPSSALPGKHVPPEILAQYVEDTLSMEQNRAVEEHLGECRRCLGNLVSLRKAAGMPLDQAPREAASARVKESLDDYRRVTPLGSVSFKRFRDRVNLAYKPAPEADDPEAYTERTAKYRYPFSRADLRSRIEDMAPEDRFEASADMDAMAELESVLSYAAGEMLHRHAPSEPSTKTVITDDARIFFSLDERDGKQVLTVEIGDVEGVNPISDIEIELTPLKGEPVTVTTDPAGKAVLQIPPVPSTLRIRLERIYEIDLKTLL
- a CDS encoding RNA polymerase sigma factor; amino-acid sequence: MSDAELVQRVLSGDSDAGNEFVDRCEKLIYSVLVRQCGIPTDHQEDAYQYVFVKLFEDDCRRLRLWRGESALSSFLFVVVRNLGRDYREKEFRKDKWEMPDEDCPENGASDGTYPTPEDETIINRMGKVVRDLVESLEDICRKIIDLRFMEDLSYKEIALKAGITVSNVGVRLHRCLDSLALLMRREFPDLFEDRFNLDL
- a CDS encoding AAA family ATPase yields the protein MESLKTLVEMRSEDLTTGEEPPQIVNWSLTPGVRRSIVERTDSPRIWLEVALTSLGDKPEFSYKPSPGTDEISFQDASAGQQATALLKVLLKEDSGPLIIDQPEDDLDNATILEIAEELWEAKQHRQIIFSSHNANIVVNGDSELVVHCDYLEGEGRTKGQIANEGAIDVQEIRIAIQDVMEGGEKAFLLRQQKYGF
- a CDS encoding GAF domain-containing sensor histidine kinase, which gives rise to MNLISFLDLLGVLFLAYALWIVLRPPVRQKRLFQPLMLLIVLFLLNAIFNFMEWAGYETLVEPFEEYIQLLVSAAFFLVFTFVRFEESEKALSSRNRVLMAIHTITENMQAGIKPEELWTDLLGRVISIMGFDGGFINSSEDHRLVNIKMRWEGWEQFSAQLELLNIEDTILSEVLITRKPMVVQQTDSMPDSLIQALNISGIASVALFPVSSKETVLGVMGVVSTDPYIFTKEELDLFTMLGHHFGEIIHNSILADGTRVQAEDLRRALDGRRHFLTLVSDDLREPLIRIRTVLQRFSDELPIADNPDLERILEEANHDSKMLERLIDDVKELAILDSGGCELNITPQNLVKELARVKEQFQLKADDKGISLTLRYKDNLSPLEADRELFYSAMRHILSNAIEYTPKGGQVTLDAWEEGDVTCIQISDTGIGIKEEDSKKIFDMFYRTSLARDKGNVGTGLGLTIVSRIVNLHMGEITFRPGTEGGTVFTIKLPRIHLEE